One window of the Prinia subflava isolate CZ2003 ecotype Zambia chromosome 1, Cam_Psub_1.2, whole genome shotgun sequence genome contains the following:
- the LOC134548836 gene encoding DGAT1/2-independent enzyme synthesizing storage lipids-like → MIGRKESCASGQIPMTNLSCLFYALEEWTVVQFLKKYLFHVIIGSLTICGILIFFIVPLTIVLFIYLTNILLLIYQKNNELKEDPLSDVWDSIRKTIASFWDIYARIWHGYELHGVKNLPEGPGIIVYYHGAIPIDYLYFLSRLFLWKKRLCLSVADNFVFRLPGLKLLLGVTGVIPGTREECLVALKNGYLVSISPGGVREALFSDQSYQLLWGNRKGFAQVALEAKVPIIPMYTQNVREGYRMFKERRFFRQLYESTRLPFTPPYGGLPVKFRTYIGEPIPYDPNITTEELVEKTKTAVQALISKHQTIPGNMWKALLERFDKRCKSD, encoded by the exons ATGATAGGTAGAAAAGAATCCTGTGCTTCAGGACAGATACCAATGACCAACCTCAGCTGCCTTTTCTATGCCCTGGAAGAATGGACTGTTGTGCAGTTCCTGAAGAAATACCTTTTTCATGTGATCATTGGCTCACTGACAATTTGtggaatattaattttttttatagttCCTTTAACAATCGTCCTCTTCATTTACCTTactaatattttgcttttaatataTCAGAAGAACAATGAGTTAAAAGAAGATCCCTTGAGTGATGTTTGGGATAGTATAAGAAAAACCATAGCAAGCTTTTGGGATATATATGCAAGAATATGGCATG GTTATGAACTTCATGGTGTGAAAAACCTCCCAGAAGGACCAGGCATTATTGTGTATTACCATGGAGCTATTCCTATAGACTACCTTTACTTTTTGTCTAGGCTGTTTCTGTGGAAGAAAAGACTTTGCCTCTCAGTAGCTGATAATTTTGTGTTTCGTTTACCAG GACTTAAATTATTGTTGGGGGTGACGGGTGTTATACCAGGCACAAGGGAGGAGTGTCTTGTTGCCCTGAAGAATGGATACCTGGTGTCCATCTCACCAGGAGGAGTTCGGGAAGCGCTCTTCAGTGACCAAAGTTACCAGCTCCTGTGGGGAAATCGAAAAGGCTTTGCTCAGGTTGCTCTAGAAGCAAAAGTG CCCATCATTCCAATGTATACTCAAAATGTCCGTGAAGGCTATAGGATGTTTAAAGAAAGAA GATTTTTTAGACAGTTATATGAAAGCACTCGATTGCCTTTTACTCCTCCATACGGAGGACTTCCAGTTAAATTTCGCACATACATTGGGGAGCCAATCCCTTACGATCCGAATATAACTACAGAGGAATTAGTTGAAAAG aCAAAGACTGCTGTCCAGGCTCTCATAAGCAAGCACCAAACAATCCCAGGCAACATGTGGAAGGCTTTACTGGAGAGATTTGATAAACGTTGTAAAAGTGATTAG